CATAACACAGAAAGTTGATCAAAATAAGATCAAAACTACATGTTAGTATATTGTACATCTTTGCCTTTATTCAGCTCTTTAATTATTCGAAAAGAAAATTCTTTATTAATCAATGGAGCAAAATATTCACTGGTTGTAGGAGTTGGCTTATCAAAATATAAAGGCTCATTCGGCTTTGCCTTAGGATTAATATTTTCCTTTTTAATCCATTTTTGCATCATTTCCTCATCATAAACAATAATTTCTTTCTTTTTCATATCAATTGAGGCAAACATGGTTAACTCTCTTGTGGGACTATTATTATCGTACATAGCCACACTAATATTGCTAGAACCTATTAACTCATTTTGATTCAATGATTTCATCATTTCCCCTGGAACCGCTTGATGTGATCCCAAGAGACCTTCAGTATGTTCGAATCTCTTCGTCGACTCGCCCCGACCAAATGCCCATTGAACAGAAGAAGAAACTTCTGTAGAGATCGCAGTAATGACCACTGTTCCATAGCGTTGATTGGCCTCTCTAAGTTCATCAGGCTTTAATTTGGTCTGATCATGTAGAAAATGAGGATACTTATTACCGGCTTCGTTGCCTTTCTTTGCGATATGTTGCATTACTCTCTCTTTAACCAACAAAGCTTCTTCGTAGGTATATTGCGAATATTTTTGCGGATCTAATTCTGGTTTTTGCAAAAAGGGTTTCAATCTATCGGCATTATGATGAACTAATTGATTCCACTCAATGCCAATAGGTTCTCGTTTTTTTATAGTAGCTGCAGTATTTTTAAGACAAGTACCTTTCCCTGAGGCAACTCCTCCAGTAGTGAAAATCGCCATACTCTCTTCTTTTGCAACATAATCCAAAGGCTGTAATTTACCTGCATGGCATAATTGATCGATAGCTTCACTAACTACGGGTTCAATCATATCACGTGCTCTATTAGCATAAATCAAGGCCATGCCTCGCTGAACACAGATGCTTTTAAGCACTTCTTGATTTGTACTCCAAGGTTCTTTTGTTGCAATTTCATTATAAAACGACTTTAGAGCTTCCTGCTCCTTAGAAGAGAGATCATAAACTCCATCTAATTTGCCATTTATCAAATCATCAATGAAGATATCAACTTGTGTTAAAGCGTGTTGATATATAGTGCGACAATCCTGAACAATATTACTACGAGCCAATTGTGCCTGTACCATAGTAAAAGCGTGTCCAAAAGTATCTGCGTCATCGTCCACATTTTTATCCAATTTTATTCCTGCTTGCAATTGAGCAAGGATTTCATGTTCCACCATCCTTTCTGGGAGCAAACATACTAAATTCCTAACGAACTCCTTGGGATAAGCGATAACACACTGTTTCAATAAATCGATACCGAATTGATCCTGGCCTGAGAATGAAGAGGTTAATACAGTAAAGTCAACTGGACTAACTTTTTCTTGCAAATTTATTCTTGCTTTTAAGTCTGCTGTTAGGACAAAGAATCGTTGATCATATGACATTGCATGCCTCGTCTATGGTTTATTTTTAAACTAATAGTTCAATTAATGATGAGTGTCAAATGAGGGGTTTATTTTCTTGTCATGAATACTCAATTTTCCAATGAGTGACGATTTAAAAATAAAACTATATTTGCTTTTTTAAGAAGAGCCTTATCGGCAAGATGGTGGACGATACTGTGCAGGTAAAGTTCCTCTAGTACAATCCCAAGTTAAGCCCCCTACTTGCAAAGTAGGAACTAGAATAATAGAGCCGTTACCCGCACTAGCAGTATAATTGACAGTAATAACACCCAAATTCCCCATTACAATAGAAGAAACATTAGGCGTTGCGGCAGGAGAGGTATATTGAGTATCAGCAGCAGTTGCTGGGAGTTGATTATTGATCATAGTATATTCATTAACCGCCAACTGCGCCCCTGATGCTAAATCCAGACCGTCACTGACACGAACCCTGATGGTATAATTCTGGTATGCGGGTATTGCGATTGCAATCAGAATTCCTATGATAGTAATAGTGATCAAAATTTCGATTAAGGTAAAACCTCTGTCATACATAAACATTCCCGGCGGGTATATAGTCTAAAACCTGCATATAAGGTGCCAATTTTTATATAAATTGCCAATTGCTGAATAAATAAAAACCGCTCTTAGAGCGGTTTTTATTTATTTTTAAGAAATATTATCTACAGCTAGCCGGAGCATATTTAGGTAACTCCGTTCCAACTTTACAGACCCAAGTCACATCTCCGTTAGTGGTAAGGGTCGGTGTTAAAGTAATTGTTCCACCACCAGCGGCTGCACTATAAGTGATGGTGATTACAGCAAGACCATCGTTAGAAATTGCAATTGAGGCAACGTTGGGAGTCGCTGCGGGAGTAGTATAGCCTGTTGCTGTTTGCGTAGCAGGTAAAGCATTATTCGTCATAGTCGTTTCTGAAACGGCTAATTGGGCTGACGAGGCCATTTGCAACCCTTCTGTCACACGCGCTCTAATCGTGTAGTCTTGGTAAGCTGGAATAGCAATAGCGGCTAAAATACCAATAATTGCCACAACTATCATTAATTCAATTAACGTAAAACCCTTTTGTCTCATGACTTTCTCCTAAAATTTATTATGATATTAAGCAAGCAAGGACAATGCCATCATAAAAGACATTGGTATAATCTACCAATTTATCTAAATTAATTCCGCGAAATGAAACATTTTCTGCAAAAAACAAGGATAATAGGCAGGAAATAAATTAATTCCTAAAGTTTTAAGTGTGCATTTTGGTTCGTTTATTAAAAGTCTCCATGCATTAAAACGACCAAAACATGACATTTATTGTCACATTTTGACAATAAGAATTCTAATTATGACAAATTTCTGTGAAATTAAGTATAATTTGTCTATAAACTCAGTAATAGAGGTACATATGTCACGTAAAGAACGCATAGAACAACAGTTATTAGAAGAACTTACTCCCACTTTTTTAAATGTTGAAGATGAATCAAACAATCACCATGTACCTGAAGGAGCTCAAACTCACTTTAAAGTGATTGCAGTTTCTGCCAAATTTAAAGATTTAAGCCGTGTAGCCCGACATAGATTAGTAAATCATTTGCTCAACAATGAATTTGCGTTAGGTTTACATGCTCTAAGCTTGCATTTATATACTTCTGAAGAGTGGCTCAATAAAAATAAATCGGTATTACAATCTCCAAGCTGTAAAGACGGTTATAAAAATAGACTCAATTAAAAACATCATGAGTATCAAGACCATCTAAAAATAACCAAAATAGGCCTAATAACGCGACAAAAATAACGTAATCAAAAGATAGAGTTACAGATATTTAAGACAGTAAAAAACAAAATACCTTCTGTAATAAAATAAATCTTTCTCAATACTCAAGTTTCTGTATAATGTATATCTTTTTAACAAGTCGAAAAGTCAATGAAAACAATTTCTGCTGAAAAAATATCGGTATTTGCATTAGTATTGCTTATCACAGGGGCAATAGATAGCATCAGAAATTTGCCGGGTACTGCTTTATTTGGTTCGACACTTATTTTCTTTTTCATTTTTTCGGCAATTATTTTCTTAATTCCGGTAGCGCTTGTTTCTGCAGAACTATCCTCAACTTGGTCAGAAGAAGAAGGGGGTATTTACAGCTGGGTAAAACATGCTTTTGGTGAAAATGTCGCGTTCTTCACCATTTGGTTACAGTGGATAAATACCTTAGTCTGGTATCCAACTATTTTATCCTTTATCGCTGGAACCATCGCTTTTCTAATTAATCCGGAATTGGCGCAAAATAAATATTACCTGATTGCGGTGATCCTCACTATTTTCTGGAGCTTAACCCTTGTCGGTGCCTCTGGCTTACGCACTTCCGCTGCTTTCGCAGGA
This Legionella fallonii LLAP-10 DNA region includes the following protein-coding sequences:
- a CDS encoding pilin → MYDRGFTLIEILITITIIGILIAIAIPAYQNYTIRVRVSDGLDLASGAQLAVNEYTMINNQLPATAADTQYTSPAATPNVSSIVMGNLGVITVNYTASAGNGSIILVPTLQVGGLTWDCTRGTLPAQYRPPSCR
- a CDS encoding pilin, whose product is MRQKGFTLIELMIVVAIIGILAAIAIPAYQDYTIRARVTEGLQMASSAQLAVSETTMTNNALPATQTATGYTTPAATPNVASIAISNDGLAVITITYSAAAGGGTITLTPTLTTNGDVTWVCKVGTELPKYAPASCR
- a CDS encoding BolA family protein, which produces MSRKERIEQQLLEELTPTFLNVEDESNNHHVPEGAQTHFKVIAVSAKFKDLSRVARHRLVNHLLNNEFALGLHALSLHLYTSEEWLNKNKSVLQSPSCKDGYKNRLN